Proteins from one Dysgonomonas sp. HDW5A genomic window:
- a CDS encoding ATP-binding cassette domain-containing protein, whose protein sequence is MLEYEDYPNLLKKIIDLALDTEDLSYYKKTVYLLDWLELNQTNIPEIRERFKILLDDLFAFLQKKGNSQGEKLLIVQNLIKAYTQSYFALGPISFDISEGEIIGLVGENGNGKTTLLRSLCGELAPTNGKIDYLFEYKDNYDLRSQLIYIPQRTKDWHGTLLSNLQFTAASYGILGEENENLVQLVIARMGLRGYRNLNWNSLSSGYKMRFELARMLLRKPKLLLIDEPLANLDILAQQVVLDDFRDIAKSPFRPLGIVLSSQQLYEVEKTSDRVIFLKKGQPQNADVKEGVAEFKEVAKFIVEFESDWSQEELRTVFSNLELETLQIKGGTYIAIFPANISQERFLQVIVDNHIPLNYFRNISNSTRRFFLS, encoded by the coding sequence TTGTTAGAATATGAAGATTATCCAAATCTTCTGAAAAAAATAATTGATTTGGCATTAGATACAGAAGATTTGTCTTATTACAAAAAGACAGTGTATTTACTCGATTGGCTAGAGCTGAATCAAACTAATATTCCAGAAATACGGGAACGATTTAAAATTTTATTGGACGATCTTTTTGCTTTTTTACAGAAAAAAGGGAATAGTCAGGGTGAAAAACTACTTATTGTTCAGAATTTAATAAAAGCTTATACTCAATCTTATTTTGCTTTAGGACCAATTAGCTTCGATATCTCTGAGGGCGAAATAATTGGATTGGTAGGAGAGAATGGTAATGGGAAAACAACATTATTACGCTCACTGTGTGGTGAATTAGCTCCAACAAATGGCAAAATCGATTATTTATTTGAATATAAAGATAATTATGATCTTCGTTCCCAGTTGATATATATACCGCAACGAACTAAAGATTGGCATGGAACATTATTATCTAATTTGCAATTTACTGCGGCTTCCTATGGAATCTTAGGAGAGGAAAACGAAAACCTGGTTCAGCTTGTTATAGCACGAATGGGATTGAGGGGATATCGTAATCTGAATTGGAATAGTCTGTCATCAGGTTATAAGATGAGGTTTGAGTTAGCAAGAATGTTACTTCGTAAGCCTAAACTTCTGTTGATTGATGAGCCTCTTGCTAATCTTGATATTTTGGCTCAACAAGTCGTCTTAGATGATTTTAGAGATATTGCAAAATCACCATTCCGTCCATTGGGGATAGTCTTGAGTTCTCAGCAATTGTATGAAGTCGAAAAAACATCGGATAGGGTTATTTTCTTAAAAAAGGGACAACCTCAAAATGCAGATGTAAAAGAAGGTGTTGCTGAATTTAAAGAGGTCGCAAAGTTTATTGTCGAATTTGAAAGTGACTGGAGCCAAGAAGAGCTTCGTACTGTATTCTCTAATCTGGAACTGGAAACTTTACAAATAAAAGGGGGAACCTATATTGCTATTTTCCCTGCAAATATTTCACAAGAACGATTTCTCCAGGTTATTGTAGATAATCATATACCATTGAATTATTTCAGAAATATATCTAACTCTACACGCCGTTTCTTCCTGTCATAA
- a CDS encoding DUF2490 domain-containing protein, producing the protein MKHRILFITLTFFLMELAVHSQENNVPTKQINHSMHTWTGLLTTHRFSDNWGMTADLIIRRDEFLKEPGFYFARLGAGYWFSDNISLAMAYGNLWLYRPQLRDKNFILEYRFDQQLVVVSSLWKFNVTQRFRIESRWRERVEGDQTVGRTFSERIRYLYTFRLPISKNTSVPQLMFSNEILLQFGKQIVNNPLDQIRLFVGIRHSLGKGVAYDLGYFPIFQQTAAGNVYNLNHTIRLLFYFSTKKSKLDNYNLQMEEQE; encoded by the coding sequence ATGAAGCATAGAATATTATTTATTACACTTACTTTTTTTTTGATGGAATTGGCTGTTCACTCACAAGAGAATAATGTTCCAACTAAACAGATAAATCATAGTATGCATACTTGGACAGGACTTCTTACTACCCATCGTTTTTCCGATAATTGGGGAATGACAGCCGATTTAATTATCCGAAGAGATGAATTTCTTAAAGAACCGGGTTTTTATTTTGCGCGGCTGGGAGCAGGATATTGGTTCAGTGATAATATTTCTCTTGCGATGGCATATGGAAATCTTTGGCTATACAGACCTCAACTCAGGGATAAGAATTTTATACTGGAATACCGCTTCGATCAACAATTGGTTGTAGTATCTAGTCTATGGAAATTTAATGTTACACAACGTTTCAGAATAGAATCGCGTTGGCGGGAAAGAGTTGAAGGAGATCAAACTGTAGGTAGAACATTTTCAGAACGTATTCGGTATTTATATACTTTCCGTTTGCCTATATCTAAAAATACATCTGTACCACAACTTATGTTTAGTAATGAAATTTTACTCCAATTTGGTAAGCAGATCGTAAATAATCCATTAGATCAAATCCGCTTATTTGTCGGTATTCGTCATTCATTAGGAAAGGGTGTGGCGTATGATTTAGGATATTTCCCTATTTTTCAGCAAACAGCAGCCGGAAATGTATATAATCTTAATCATACAATTCGCTTATTGTTTTATTTTTCCACGAAAAAATCGAAATTAGATAATTATAATTTGCAAATGGAGGAACAAGAGTAG